The genomic region AATGCATGTAAATtctgcatttatacatttctttATTGGTTGCAACAGAGCTTGAGAATGTAGACAGAGTATACAGAGAATGTAACAGAATACACTATATACAGTGAGTGTTAATGAATGAAATCTGAATATAACATGCTAGTAAATATCTTAACTACAAGGAAACTGTATTTCCATAATTGAATGAATAATAGCTAGCATTAAGACTGGGCATTAGTCTTGGGACAGTAGGGGTTGCTGCTGTTCAGTATTCAAACAGTGAACCTTGGTGCCCACAACAGGTACATTCATCACCACTAGGGGTCACTAGAGCACTGCCATAAACAATTACTGGCAGGTGTACAATGTGATGAATACAGCATTCCAAATGGCCTTGAGTGATCAATGGCCTTTTTCTAGAGACATGTTGCGCCTCAAATTAACCACTGATTTCTTCAGGTAtcacaagaaaagaaaacatctcGGTGAAAGTGCCACATATCCATGTCTTTCTGTGTTCATCTCAGCTCAACCAAGCACTGCTACATAAACAGCTTTTGAGTAACAGAGAATCAAAGTGAGCCCCCTGAGAACCCTTGCGAAATGTCCATAAGAACTGCTATCATCATTGACCTGCAGTGACGTGCATACAGCACTTACCCAAAACCCGCATGAGAAGGAACTGCACACCAATGGCAAGAGACTTTTCCTCCTGAGGTACCGTCCTGCGTAGAGGAAAAAGAGGTTAGTTATTATGACCGCTACACCTGGTTCCGTTCTGCTCTTTAACAGTCGTGTTTTTGCAATCCACATTTCATTAGCATAACTATAAACCTCAGGTTTCTAGAGCAGACCCATTTTTATTGTAGTAACCCTACATATTAGTATAGTATATTTCTCACATAAAAACTCTTGCAAGATATACTTACAGTTATTGTTAGGTTTAAGGTTAGTATTATTAACAAATAATAGAATGTATTTACATGAATAGAACACTTTACTAAAACCCACAACTTCATCTACTGTGTTGGTTTGTACCCAAGgccttaaacaaaacaaacaaaatgttccCTGAACAAAATGTTCCTTAATTCTTTGTTCTGCTTCCTTGGCTGGTCACCAAGTTTTATATTTCACAGGTCACTGGTCTTTTGTGCAGGTACAGTATGCACTGTACTGATTTATTAGTGCGTGTGTTTTCCGGTCTGTTCCCAAGAGGCCATTGGCAAAGCACAGTTCTATTGATTCTATTAATCAAATGATGATTAGTGGAATGGGTGTAGTATGACCTATGTCAGAGAGGTATTGTGCATAGCTGGATGTCCCTTAGATACACACACTAGCAAATGCTTTAATGATCGACAGCAGGATACCTGTGTTTCTACCACTACAACAGATAGTCTATAAGAATAAAGAGCTAACAGTAAAGAGTCTGTCATCTTCCTATCAAACCCAAACCATAATTGGAATCGATGGTTACTAACAAACTGGCAGATGAAAAAATGCATGCATTGCTAATGTATCATGCTGTCTACTCTGCTTAGCTGCACTAGCCAGGTGAGGCTTACCACAGCAACGACTGTCAGCTGAAGTACAGTTGACTCTTAATTACCTGAGGACCATCATGTAGATGGGGTTGTGCGTGAGGCTGGCAACCAGGCCTGCCAGGGAGATGAGGAACATGACGGGGAATAGGAAGTGGGGACAGCTGTTGCCACAGGAACCAGGACGAGCAGAGCCCCAACCAACACAGCTGCAGTTGGTATAGGCCTGGATgaacagaaagacaaagacagcaaACACTGTTACAATGTACTCCAGTACTCTGGCAGCATGTactcacacattcatttgaCTGAGGTGTATTCCGAATAATGAAAAACTAAACAGTGTGATTTCACTTATTCTGCTGCACACTGAATATATCTGCACAACATGCATGACAGCAGTAGATGTGATATGTACAGTGCACAATTGCATAAATGCATTGAAAACTAATGTAATGGTTTAGGGTGAAATACTATTGCTGTGAAATTAACTGTTCAGTATATCAACTTAACTGTACAAATGTCTACAAAGCAGAATAACCTACTATACAAACACGAATGAGTAGATGACTGCGCAATCGGTAGAATGGCAATGTGCATGCAGTTCTCCAGGCGCATAAATAAACCTACATGTCAACACATTTTCCTAACCACTTCCTAACAGCGCAGCAAATTACAGATAACAATCTGCTTCAGAGTGGACAGCAAACGCTTGCCTATTTCAATAAAACCTCACGGGCATCCCCGTTGTATCTGGTGTCAGCGGTAGATCTACTCCTCCTCTAAGCTCCCGCAAAGCCTCGTCAGCCGAGTCTATTTCTCATTACAATGGCCTCACTGTATTACACGTCCCGTCAATACATGTAATACACTATTAGCCTAGCCGGCGCTTCTGCTGGCATGAGGGGATTACTCTCGGGCTGGAACATCTTTAAGTGCTTCAGTGCCACTTAGGCCAGTTTCCTCTAGCGTGCACGGCTAATTACCGATCGATCGGCCAGGGCCATTGATTGCCAACCGAGCGTGCTGCCTGTGACCTAGAGCAGCACTCTTTCTGTGTTGCTCTGTCTCACTCGCTGTCTTTTTAACcgctctatccctccctctctctgttgatcCTTTGGTAGAGTTTGGCTAGCTGGACAAATGAGCTAAGTGAGAGCTCAGCTGCTTGCAGTAGATATGTCCAGACTGCTGCCAGCCACTTGATTTCTGAGCTGTGCTCTTCCCATGCTTCACTCCCCTCATCCACAAGGGTGCAACAGCAGAGCTTACAGGCACCTCATCCGACACCTAAGGAGATGCAGGGTTCACATTGTTCATTGTTTGCGGgtttttgttttgggggggtATGTTTATTCCCCAAACCACAATTCAGATGCTTGTTCTTTTGTCACATCATTCTTTTGTTACAAAATGTCTTTCTATTTCCTTAGATTTAACCATAACAACAGCCACCTAAACACATAGCCTACCAATTAGTATTTTAAATAGCTCATTGGGTACCTGTGATTTCATTGTTGACACATCACACTTAGATAAGGTTGTGTCATGGATTTAGCATTCATTATGGGTATGTGCTGTAGTGCGTGCCAGCTAACCTGGACTCTGAAGGAGTTTGTCGGGTCTTTGGTGTAGTTGCTGCAGCCGGCATGGCAGGGGGAGATGAACTCCACGTTGTTTGATCCACACACGGGGTTAAAGGCACTGGAGGCGCAGGAGCAGTCAGAGTAGCACGTGGGCACGGGCCTGGAGGAGAAAACATCATAGTCCAACATATAAAAATGTTTAGAACATGTATTGGTTGTAGAGAATAGCATGGGATTTCATGTACTGGAGCTGGATGGACGTGTTTGCATTGATGAAAAGGTGAAAGCACATGGTACAAAATGTGACAGAACTGAAGAGGATTTCGCAAGAGTGgcaatcagagcagagcagtacATAGAGTATTTTTTGAtccattgaaaaaaaataacccACAACTGATTTAGAGTGTGGGTGACTTTAAAGGTTTGATCTGGCCAGAACTATCTGGAGCACCAGTGTTGGAATCACGCCCAGGGTCCAAAGTCCAAAGCACAGCTTTATCTCCAGCCATGAACTCCAACACTCCTTAAATCATTGGCCCCCCATgaccactctcctcctctgggcACGGTTACAGACGGAGCTGAACCCATGCGTGTGGTTCACCGTGGGTGACCATCTCTGTGTTTACCTTCAGAGACCAGCAGCTGTTGTTAGATTTCCTACTCGGCCAATCAAAAAGACTCAGggtatttcccccccccccccccccccccccccccaccgccaccccctCCTTTGCTCCGCACTGACACCCAACTGCCTGTCAGTACGCCTCAGCTCTTGCGAGGCTCCGGCCCGGATAAGTCCATCATTAGGGGGCCAGCGTTGGGCTCGGTGGCCCAAGGGCTGTCAGTCCGAAGCCTGTGCTGTCTCAGAGGAGCGCCCTGTCCTGCCCTTTTAGCTGACAGTTGGCTGACACCACAAGGCCCTTTTTAAAGTAACTACCagctccgctctctctcccttcactgtTCCAAATTACTGCGGTGCACCAAGCAGAGAAACATGGCCTTgggaaatgtttttcttttttatgtagaccaaagacaacacagagactgagagtgtgatatgaaaataaaaacagcgtAGCTTCTCTAAGGTATCAAAAGCCTTAaactcttccagccccaaggTGCCCCGTGGGGCACTtggtggtattttgattaatatatttaaaaatctctgcgagtttttgtcctagaaacataaaactaacacccacagcaaccttgaacccttttcttttaaaatatgtaaagtttgaaactaaaatataaataatcactttgtaaggacaatattacaaatcccttgcacatttcagcctctgagtgaggtttcgaccctcccattagcaaatgacaactattcatatgataaggagatggtaattcagtgatcactattgggtcatgatgtgtcaagtaaacctgtaggaacaaagacattccaggcccattacgtcatggccattgactctgaccgaggtgtcccagaatgttcacacctttctcatcaatatgcatagtggtctaagtgaagaaaagtgtcacattctatattacttagaattagtattgaaaccacacacactttgtctgagtctcacctatgtggagcaaacacctatgtttacagggctcagagtaaaaaagaaaacttccaaaatattaacaatgtgtttttgtacaaagtctgagcacctctaaaactagatttcattttagtgtctttagatttcattttaataaaaaacgttttttactacattccttttactctcattttattattgctgaggtaatataatcataaatgccacttttgcctcatggtttttagttaggtgaaatatacaaaaatatcacgcatggcagactacctaacatagtcaaaaaaaGGCCTTGGTGTTGGAAGTGTTAAAGGCTGAATATGCTAGTGCTTAGGTTGCAGTTGGTATAATTCTAGCAAGGAGTATAATTAGGTATAAACCCATGCTTAATATCATGTAGTTATTAGTCCATTTAATCTCCATGTGGTTTGCAGTATTTTTACATCCAAACCACTCAGCTTACAAAATGGTAAATTTAAGCTGAAAGAGAACACCGTAGAAGGTGGATTAGTGGGATATCCCCTTTGCTGGAAGTTCAGGATGAGCACTAAGGATTCATGTTTCATTCGGCTATGTAAACTCTAGCGGGGTGTTCTGGACCACCCTTCCTGGTAAACAACGTCGCCCAGGAAGAGTGGCGGTCTATCCACTTCTACACAGCTGCACTGGCCATCAGGGGGTTGCTGTTATGGCTGTCAGGATCGCTATCCTGGACATGCTGGGAAAAGATCAGCCTGTGTCGGTCACAGTACACCACATGGCCTGGGCTATAGGTTTACACTATGGCGGGAAGAGGTGGTTGGGGACGGGTTCAGGAAATGACTCCCAGAGGAGCTGGACAGGCCCAGCTGAGAACCGCACTCTACATCCAGCGAGGGGGaagtgaaacacacaacacaaaatcagATTTGAAGCCAAATGAACTAAAGGACCGAATGAATGGACACTTGGAGGTCAATGACTCCCAGGTTTCCTACTTGTCTGCAACTTCGGCACTAGCTACTCTACTGCcaagctcttgtgtgtgtgtgtgtatgtgtgtgtgggcactgtGTAGGGGTGTGGGGGCAGCACGTCTCTTACCCACTGGGTTTGGGTCGGGGGTAGATCCCCGCTACGGCCTGGGTGGGGCAGCCCATGAAGAAGAGGGGGATGCAGAGCAGGACGGAGATGAGCAGCATGGCCACGGAGAAGCGCGGGATGACGCGCACAGACAGGCCCATACGTTTCATGATCACGCCTCCCAGCAGCATCCCCACAGCCAGCGACGGCAGGTTCACCGCACCTGGGGACCAACGTCAACAAAATAGACAACAGGTTAAATACGcacgtaaacacacatgcattggGACCctgtgtaaataaacaaacttgACTCTGCATGGGGGAAGACAGTACTGATAGTACAAAAACTCTGACAGCTAGAAACTAACAATCTCCATACGCTGTAAATAATTGAGATATCCGCAggataaacatttaaaaaagtgaTTGAAACTCTCGAGTCTGAAAAACAACTGGAGCTTGAGTCgatcacacattacacaaacaacATAAGACACATTTTGGCACAGTTCAAAGATAGCTCAAACGTGCTCAGAAACATGCCAAATAGGGAAGCAGACAGAAGGGGGAAGGTGCACTGGTAACATTCCGCACCCTTTTGACAGGGTTTtcacaaaaacattttctttcacaGTGGGCGAAATGGACTAGAAAAACAGTGCAAGAACATGACATGGAATTTATTTTCCCTCCAGTCTGTGTGATATATGTGACACAAGTTCTGTCGACCTCCTGACGCATGGCTGCTGCTTGTCCAAGCACCCTCCGTGCACGGGGCTTCATTAAATCAGGTCAGCTCACTAAGTCAGCAGAATATAGGGAGTGTGCTCCAGATCTGTCTAAATCTGGAGAACCGTGTGGATGCTGGAAACGACTTCATAGTGGGTCATAACTCTTGAAAAAAAACTTGCTACCATAGTGGCAGATTCATTTTTGTGGTTTCAGATATAAATCACCAACAGGATACTGTCTGGAGCTGGCcatataaaaatacacacacacacacacataatagaaTGGTGGTAGTAAATCTCCCTGGTTGCGATGACTGCCAGCAATCTGTTTCTTCTGATAAATTAAACATGATTTCAAAGGGCTGCACACGCATGGTCTCACGGCCACAATGGAACAAGTTCACTCGTGTCATCTTCTGCTAAGAAGACTTCAAATCTTCAAATCCCTTCATTATATGTGCAGTTCTTCTCTACCTATGTACTGCACTATGTACTGCAGTCCTAAGCATACTATGTGTTTTGCATACTTTTTATGTTTGCACATGTTGTCACATAATTCACTTGGGATTAGGGTTGCTGGGGTAATGGATTAGTAGAAGGAATAGGTAATAATATGTGCTGACATGAGACATAAATAATGCTCTTCATTACTTACGTAAGCACACTGTAACAAAGACACTTAATCTAAGGTGAGACCTTTAAAAAAGACATACATAAAACTCATTGTCGGCCTGTGTTGCGGTCCGCGGAGCACTGACCTATGAGCAGGTTGCCGTAGGCGGGGGAGGTGCTGTACTGGCGCTCGAGGAACTTGTTGAGGAAGGTGGCGAGGCCGGCCACCACGGAGGAGAAGCAGCACTGggtcagcaccagcagcaggaaGAGAGGGCTCAGCAGTAGCCGAACAAACAGCCGCGGGAACTCTAGAGAccagccaaaacaaacaaacaaacacacacacacacacacacacacacacacaaaagtttgTGTGAGGTCAGGGTAGAGAGATACAGTCCGTGAACATACAGAAACGCGtgcacatgcagaaacacaaacacaaacacatgcatacgtgGAGGCCTTTAATGATGTatgcgtctatgtgtgtgcgtctctgtgtgtgtgtgtgtgtgtgtgtgtgtgtgggtgtgggtgtgggtgtgtgtgtgtgtgtgtgtgtgtgtgtgtgtgtgtgcacatacacgcacatagtACAGAGGAAAAAGATAGACGTGTCAGAATGAAGATACAGAATGAGAaaacacacgagcacacacgcacaaaaaaaagccaaacCGGATGTCTGTGAGTTGTTATAGtagaaacactgcacacacacccccacacaaaaacaaaccacacacacacacacacacacacacagctgttttggcttgtgtgtgtgcgtgtctcacAAAACGGTACAAGAAACAGACATACAAGTGATCAAAACAAGTGTACAATTTGCTGTCAGCATAATTACATACATATTACTAACACTGTATATGCATTacaacacacatagaaatacacaGTGCACTGCAGGTGCATAGAAACAGTggtcaaacacatgcatgcacgcacacacacacacaccccccagtgcacacacacacacaccccagtgcacacacacacacacacacgcacacgcacacgcacacacacacacacacacacagagcaagcaattgccccaaacacaaacacagcctcttAGGCCTGGTGAGTGTTTAAGTGCCAGTCAGATCTCGTTACATCACAAGATGTGACTCGAAAGGAAACAGACAGGCAGCAGAACCacgagaggggtgggggggggacaaaaaACCCTTTCACCTCCGGAACGTTCTTGTCTAAACAAAAATGGGccatgggtggggggtgggcggAGAAGACGCCAGGGAAATGGAATCGCGCGGCAGCCATGGAAATTATTACGCGCACTGTTTGAACGGCCCCTGCCAGGACTGTTTACAAGAGGCATCCAAATGGGTTACATGTACACCAGCGCCAGGCAGCACAGGGTGCCCACAACAGAGGGGAACAGAACAGAGCGCCGTGGTTAAGGAGACTTACTCTTGAGGAACGCCAGCATGGAGCCATCCGGACGCTTCAAGTCATCGCTCATGATGTCACTGTCCACCCCTAGGCCCTGCAGAGTCAGAGACAGGAAGTTTTAACGCAGACGTAGGAAGGCATCTGCACACAGTGCATCGTTTTTACCTTTTTATTTTGGAAAATTATCCTGGCTCATATGTGGGAAGATGATACTCCGTAAAATGGTTATTCACACTGGATTACATTTTGACAAGTTTTTGTCCCATTCAGGATGTGCCAAGGGAACTAATATCACTCAATGAAATAATAAGAAATTTTATAAGAAAAGCCTGTGTTTAATTTGAACATTACTGTGACTGTTCCTCTTTTTTCTGATAGTGGCAAATGAGCTAGAACCTTGCTGAACTACTCTGAGTTTGTCTTCATTGAACAAGTGCCCATAGTTCAGAACTCAGaatcaaaaacacaataaaGTACAGAATATAATGAGTataaaacaataacagataGTACACTGTTAGTACACATGAATGTGATGACCTGGAAAATCACTTCAAACATCTGAGAGAGTTTCAGAGAATTCTTTCACATCAAAGCTTTGAAGCGATCTCTTGGCTCTGCATTGCCTCTGGATTGAGAGTAAGTGTTGTGCCATTGGCACTGAGCCAGAggatgttagtattatatgaaAGAGTGATCTCAGCTGTTGGTTGCTGAGCCAAAATGCCATTAGATCAGGACAGTACATCATAACCCCCTGGTTCACTCCGAGCCAAGAACCACGCGCAGTGAAATAATATCACAGATCGACACTACCGGAGTCTACTATTTCATACACATATCTATGGGTTTGTATCGTCAGTAGCCATGAATAAATGATAACCGGTCCAAACATATGGATATCAGTCACTTTGATAGAGGGTAAAATATCACTGGATAAAATCCACGAGGGATTCTTTATGACTTTGGCAAAACCAGACAGGACAGTTTTTATCTTTTCGTAATGCCCCCTCCAGGCAGACTGTTCTCAACAGAAGTGATAGAGCATGAAAGTATATAACATGCCAAAGGCACCCATGCCAGGGTCAGGAGGTACATTTAGAGTGCATTCAGTCACAAAGTTGTCTGCCAAATGATGGAATAAATGTTTAAGAGAATGTCCGGTGTTCTTGTTAAACTGCATCTTGTGTCATTTGTTTGGGTCGGACAAATGAGTAACTATGCAGAATATCCCACAAGACTGCTCCTGGACCTTTACGTTTATTTCCATAAATCTGGAAACCCAGACACTGATATAAAACAGTGGTCCGAGTCTTACAGAGGAGAACTTATGCCAAAGCCTAGTACATCATTTATAGAGAGACACTCTCCCCAAAGTATACTTCAGACTGCTGTAAAAGTCTAGAAGGTACTTCTATTCAAAGGAACTAACGATGAAGTCAAGACACGGAAGGCTGCACGTGTGCTCACTGCAGACTTAACCCGTGACCTTAACACACTTTCCACTGTTCAGTCCCACTAGCTGCACGGTGGCAGACTAACACTTACATTCTCGCGGGGCATGCTGCGCGGGAAGAAGAAGTAGGGGATGGAGGCTAGGGCCAGACCAGCGGAAGAGACCAGGAGTCCCATCCACCACGCCCCCACCCAGCGGGGGTCGGCCGGGGTCAACTCTTGCATGACTGCGCCAAGGTGGAGAAGGGAGTGTCGAGACAGGCAGAGGATGCAGAGGAaacaatgaggaggaggaggaggaggaggaagagagagattaggTATATTTACGAGACACATTGTCCTGTCACTGTGCTGAGGAGGAAGAATGTTTTGAGATGAGTTGAATTAGTGCAACTGTCAACACTTACAGTGGGTTGGTTCTTACTAATAATATCATACAAATGTTAAAGACAATGGCATCAGAGAGGTGCAATATTCTGAATAATCAATTACTACTTGTATATGTACTTATCAATGACGGAATTAGCAATTACAATAAATATTCTAAAACATGTGCTGGTGATTTAAGATTTTGGCAAATAGAGAAGCATGTCACTCTCTACTAAACCTGGTACATAAAGGTGATGACCCACAAATGCACTTCAGAAACAATAGCTCATGGAAATCGGCCGTGATTTATGTGAAGTGCCACACACCGTACCCTGATCGACTCTGTCAACATCTACATAGATCCTCAGCATCACAGAGCCAAGAAGGTATCCAATGGCAGGCCCGAACACAGAGACAGCAAAGAGAACGgctgcaaacacaaataaaaacaaacaagcttAACCATGCTTAACCATTCAACCATGCTTAAATATAACCACAGATACATTTCTATATACACATAAAGCTCtctgtatatttatataattttaTGTACCTTAATCTAATGTCTTTATTCATTAATAATTCAATCCACAAAACCTTCATAGAAAGGACTTCATGCAGAATTCCTCCACTTATTGTTTATAAAACCCATCTGGGTCCACTTTATCATTTTATCCTAGAGTAAATAAGATTATGACACAAACAGGACAGGACCAAAGTCAACACAGCCTCGAACTGTGTGGTCTGAGTGTACCCGAGTGAGAGCCACTCTGTGTAAACAGACAGTGAGGGACACTCATATGGAGCGTAGGGTCCGGAATGAAATTACTTCAGAAGACGCTCAGAAGCGCTCGAATGAGCCAGCGCTCCTTACCTGCTCTCAAGATAAGCCCAAGGCAAATATCACCCGCCACACAGGCGACTGGTCAAACAGAGATATGGGAGGAGTACTCAGGAGTTAGAGCTGTGTGGGGAATAATTACGGAAATCTCACCCGGTCATTGTTATGAGAGAACAGCACATGACGTTCCCTTGGCTTTATGTTTTGTATACTCTTTTATCTGTTGCAACAGTAGCATCAGTGCTTCTCTCAGTGCAAACTCCAGACCTACAGTATCATGAGCGCGTCTATCAGTGCAAACTCCAGACCTACAGTATCATGAGCGCGTCTATCAGTGCAAACTCCAGACCTACAGTAGCATGAGCGCGTCTATCAGTGCAAACTCCAAAGTCAACGCTGGTGTTACTTACTCCCTGGTTTTCCTTGGGAAACATCAGAAAGTTTGTAAAGCTACAATATTTGTTGCTTCTTCAGAAATAAGAAAAATGCTTTGAGAGCACTTCGGGATGAATTAGACCATTCTGGGAGAGGGGCATATGTGGAAATCCTGGCAGCAAGTGTTAACAAATGGCAGCGGTAGGAGGCTCGTGTTCCAAGTCTCCAGATACGTGCCAGTTTTTGCATGGGCAGCACGTTCAAGAATGGTCCAGCTCACTCTGAAACCAAACTATCCTTTCGGATTTGACAGATATTCTTGGTCATGTAATCTGACATGTAATACTGTGCTGTTTCGCATAGAATGCAGTCAGGATTCATTTTACACAGTCGGAAAATGTGAGAAATGCTCACAGCCTGTCAGAGCATGCGCATGATTACGTTTTTGGTGGGTAAATACAGTTTAGTTTTCTTTCTTATAAATATAACTTAGTAGTGTTTCTAAAATTATTTTATTGAAGTCTCTTGAAGTCAGTGTTTTTTGTCAACCAGAGAGTTGTTTCCTAAGAAAATGTGCTATTTAAAACCCACAGCCCAGTAGGGTACATAATATAGGCCAATGTACGTACTGTACATTATGGAACCTTAACTGGACTGTGAAGGCATACAGTGCATTTTACTTGTCGATCGTTTTTGCTTCCTAGCATTTCATCCCATGATCTCAGCATGCAAATCCATCTGAGCTGCTGAACCGCTGCATGTGAATGACTTACCAATATAGAGGGGAGAGTTGCCTGGGCCTGCAAAGTCATCGATGTAGGAGATGCCAAAGGGTTGGA from Clupea harengus chromosome 10, Ch_v2.0.2, whole genome shotgun sequence harbors:
- the slco2a1 gene encoding solute carrier organic anion transporter family member 2A1 produces the protein MEIYAKDIKKPKASVFCNIKLFVLCHGLLQLTQLLYSSYFKSTITTIERRFGLNSYSSGTISSLHEVSNTVLIVFVSYLGGRVHRPRFIGFGSLLMSVSALILALPHFLSEPYEYDTVLHADRRDLCIPRFNSSSAESCGQDDAKRLVDTSSMWLLMASAQLLFGIGSVPIQPFGISYIDDFAGPGNSPLYIAVLFAVSVFGPAIGYLLGSVMLRIYVDVDRVDQVMQELTPADPRWVGAWWMGLLVSSAGLALASIPYFFFPRSMPRENGLGVDSDIMSDDLKRPDGSMLAFLKKFPRLFVRLLLSPLFLLLVLTQCCFSSVVAGLATFLNKFLERQYSTSPAYGNLLIGAVNLPSLAVGMLLGGVIMKRMGLSVRVIPRFSVAMLLISVLLCIPLFFMGCPTQAVAGIYPRPKPSGPVPTCYSDCSCASSAFNPVCGSNNVEFISPCHAGCSNYTKDPTNSFRVQAYTNCSCVGWGSARPGSCGNSCPHFLFPVMFLISLAGLVASLTHNPIYMMVLRTVPQEEKSLAIGVQFLLMRVLAWLPAPALFGMTIDSTCIWWKQVCGKKLGCGYYDNNLLRNRYLGLQVGFKMMGIALLAIIGWKVQRTREYNLEKCPEGPL